From the Candidatus Eremiobacterota bacterium genome, the window AAGCTTTATTACCTCCGGTACAATGCTCCTGAAGGCTCACAGGGAGTCGTAATAGCCACCACGAGGCCCGAAACCATTCTTGCAGACACGGCAGTCTGTGTTCACCCGGAAGATGAGCGCTATCACGCTCTTGCCGGGAAGGAAGTGGTCCTCCCTCTCGTGGGAAGAAAGCTGCCCGTCATTTCCGACAGAGCCGTGGACCCCGCCTTCGGCACCGGCGCCCTCAAGATTACGCCGGCCCACGACCCCGTTGATTTCGAGGTGGGACAGGCCCATGGCCTGCCGCTCATTGTGGTCATCAATGAAAAGGGGATAATGAATGAAGAGGCGGGAGGGGCCTATGAGGGCCTTGACCGTTTCCGCTGCAGGGAGAAGATCCTGGAAGACCTCGAGGGAGGGGGCTTCATTGAAAAGATTGAAGACTATACCCATTCAGTGGGCCACTGTTACCGCTGCCATACCGTCATAGAGCCGTACCTCTCGTGGCAGTGGTTCGTGAAGATGAAGGAGCTTGCCGCGCCGGCCATAGAAGCGGAAAAGCAGGGAAGGGTGCGCTTCATACCTGAGAAGTACTCCGCCATTTACCGCTACTGGATGGAGAATATCAGGGACTGGTGCATCTCGAGGCAATTGTGGTGGGGACACAGGATTCCCGTGTGGACCTGCAGCGACTGCAGCCATAGAGATGCCTTCCTGTCAGATCCCGTGGAATGCCCCTCGTGCCATGGCCATCGCCTCGAGCAGGAAACCGATGTGCTCGATACCTGGTTCTCTTCGGGCCTCTGGCCTCTCTCCACCATGGGGTGGCCTCAGGAAACCGATGACCTGAAATTCTTCTACCCCACGAATGTGCTGGTCACCGCCCGCGACATCATTTTCCTCTGGGTGGCCCGCATGATCATGATGGGGCTTGAATTCAGGGGAGAGGTCCCCTTCCGTGACGTCTATATCCATGCCACCATCCTGGGCAAGGACCGCAGGAGAATGAGCAAGTCGCTGGGAACCGGCGTCGATCCCCTTGAACTCATCGATAAGTACGGCACCGACGCCACGCGCTTCGGCCTCATCTACATGACAAGCCAGGGGCAGGATATCGTGTACACCGACGAGCGCATCCAGATGAGCAGGAATTTTGCCAACAAGATATGGAACGCCGCCCGTTTCTGCCTCTCCCATTATCCTGAGAGCCTCCCCTCAAAAAAGCCGGGGGATTTCTCCCTGAGCCTTGCTGACCGGTGGATTCTGAGCCGCATGAACAAGGTGGTGGCAAGCGCCGGGGAAGCCTTTGAGGGCTATTCCTTCGATGCCATCAGCATGATGCTCTATGATTTTTTCTGGGACGACTTCTGTGACTGGTATATCGAGATAGTGAAGCCCTTGCTCAACGAGGGCGCTGCCGAGATCGAGAGGGAGAGGATTGTCACCATATTTGACTATGTATTCAGCCGCTTTTTAAGGCTTCTCCATCCTCTCATGCCTTTCATCACCGAGGAGCTCTGGAGCCTTTTCCCGGGCCGCGAGGGGAGCATATCCTGTGCGTCCTGGCCTGATGCCGATGGTGCTCTCATAGATGAGGGTGCTGAAAAGAATATCACCATGCTTTTTGACGCCGTGAGGGGGATAAGAAGCCTGAGAAGCGACGTCGCCCTCCCTCCCCGAAAGAAAACAGTCATATACCTGCACACCGATTCCGGTGAGTGTGCCCGCCTTTTTGACGCCGAGCGGGCCCTCATTGAAAACCTGGGGGTCCTGGAGAAGCTTGTCATTGTTGATGCAAGGGAGAAGCTTCCCGGGAAAGCCGTCACGACCATTGTGGACGTGCACCAGATAGTGCTGCCCGGCGAGGAGATTGACGACATAGCGAAGCAGATCGAGCGCATGGAGAAAGAGGCTGAAAAAGTGGGCAGAGACCTCGAGGGAGTCCGCCGAAAGCTTGCCAATGAGGCTTTTGTGAAGAATGCCCCGGAGCATGTCGTCGATGCTGAAAAGGCCCGCGAGGCCCTTGCCATGGGCCAGCGAGAAAAACTCATGGAGCGCCTCGCCATGCTCAAGGCACTTGCGTAATTTTTCCCCGCACCGGTGCCTCTTTTAAATCAAAACAGCGAGTGTGCTGCGTTTATTGATGTCGAGAGCCTCCATGAGGCTCTTTTGATTGTCGGGGTAGAGAAGGAAATAGTGCACAAAAGGCGAATTAGGGAGGGATTATCAAAGAAAGGGTGTGATTATATGCCAGGCGGAGGAATGGGAGGAATGCGCGGGCCCGGCGGCGGTGGCGGCGGCGGTTTTGGAATCTTGTCTTTCTTGGAAGTGATCCTTACCTTGGTGCAGATTGGGGCCTATGGATTCGGCACGTATATTTTCTGGAGAGCCCTTCTCGCCTTTGAGAAATAT encodes:
- a CDS encoding valine--tRNA ligase, with translation MKKLSLEKVYQPADVENRWYEKWVSDNLFRADSSSRKKPYSIVIPPPNITGSLHLGHALDNTIQDILIRGKKMMGFEALWIPGTDHAGIATQNKVEKQLASEKLTRYDLGREEFVKRVWKWKDEYGSTIIMQLKRLGVSCDWTRERFTLDEVCSRAVREAFVRLYQKGLIYKGQRLINWCPRCLTALSDLEVEHEEKASKLYYLRYNAPEGSQGVVIATTRPETILADTAVCVHPEDERYHALAGKEVVLPLVGRKLPVISDRAVDPAFGTGALKITPAHDPVDFEVGQAHGLPLIVVINEKGIMNEEAGGAYEGLDRFRCREKILEDLEGGGFIEKIEDYTHSVGHCYRCHTVIEPYLSWQWFVKMKELAAPAIEAEKQGRVRFIPEKYSAIYRYWMENIRDWCISRQLWWGHRIPVWTCSDCSHRDAFLSDPVECPSCHGHRLEQETDVLDTWFSSGLWPLSTMGWPQETDDLKFFYPTNVLVTARDIIFLWVARMIMMGLEFRGEVPFRDVYIHATILGKDRRRMSKSLGTGVDPLELIDKYGTDATRFGLIYMTSQGQDIVYTDERIQMSRNFANKIWNAARFCLSHYPESLPSKKPGDFSLSLADRWILSRMNKVVASAGEAFEGYSFDAISMMLYDFFWDDFCDWYIEIVKPLLNEGAAEIERERIVTIFDYVFSRFLRLLHPLMPFITEELWSLFPGREGSISCASWPDADGALIDEGAEKNITMLFDAVRGIRSLRSDVALPPRKKTVIYLHTDSGECARLFDAERALIENLGVLEKLVIVDAREKLPGKAVTTIVDVHQIVLPGEEIDDIAKQIERMEKEAEKVGRDLEGVRRKLANEAFVKNAPEHVVDAEKAREALAMGQREKLMERLAMLKALA